A section of the Telopea speciosissima isolate NSW1024214 ecotype Mountain lineage chromosome 3, Tspe_v1, whole genome shotgun sequence genome encodes:
- the LOC122654667 gene encoding uncharacterized protein LOC122654667: protein MAHSIIPSPTSSSPISSRATHKTPPPLLGFQRNLTTHPGFIQAALHDKTITRRVFVWGLTGAALGLNAGQQSANAAKRRPPPPPPEEKKDPNVSGVLAKILASKKRKEAMKESVAKLRERGKTIDE, encoded by the exons ATGGCCCATTCAATAATCCCATCACCAACCTCATCATCACCCATCTCAAGTAGAGCTACTCACAAGACTCCTCCACCATTGCTAGGGTTTCAGAGAAACCTTACTACTCATCCTGGCTTCATTCAAGCGGCCCTCCATGATAAAACAATCACTAGAAG GGTCTTCGTTTGGGGCTTGACTGGTGCGGCATTGGGCTTGAATGCAGGACAACAAAGTGCAAACGCAGCAAAGCGGaggccaccacctccaccaccggAGGAAAAGAAAGACCCTAATGTAAGTGGTGTTCTGGCAAAGATTCTTGCcagcaagaagagaaaagaagccatGAAAGAATCTGTGGCTaaattaagagagagagggaagaccATTGATGAATAG